AGAGCCTGACACCAAACCCCTCTGTGCATTACTGATACCCCACACAAACAGGTAATGCTGTGACTTCTCTAGGCCTGCACTTCCACCTGTGTTCTCACTGGCAGATCTCAGGTCATTCCATGCAGATGGAACTTCTTTTCCAGTTCTAATGGAAGGTGTGAtgcccacaaaaaaaaaaaaaactggtgAAGAACTAAAAGGATTTTTCTACAAATCTTTTCTACAAATCTGGTGGCTGATACAAAGTCGTGGGAGTGTTCAATGGATTAACTGATATCATTAAATCAGTGTGTCAAGGAAGATGAAGTGAATTCCTGTCTCTGCCACCAGCTTCCAGTCTAACCTCTGGCATGTCCTTTATTATATTATGACAGATGCCTGATCTAGAAAAGAGGCTTTATATCCAGATACTCTTCCCAATTCTACATATCCTCCATACTGTTAGGCTGGGCTGCACTTACTCCCCAGCAACACAGACAACTGTAGAACAACTAGTGGCTAGAGAAGAGCAATCACAACAGACCTGGCAGAAGTGAATTGGTGGCTTTTCAATTCAGaacaaaatatgtaaaaattttCCCAACCTAAGCTGTACATTCATTCCATATTTTTTTACCTATCCACAATACTAAAAGATTCTTGCAAGAATCACAAAATGGAATGGGCTGGGTTGAAAGAGGCCTTGAAAATCATTcagttccaacctccctgctatgggcaggaacaccctctacaccaggttgctcagagccccacccAGCCAGACTTGAAATCTGCAGGTTCATTACCTGTCACCTAATTCCCAGCTTTACTCACATCCTGGATTTATCACACTACTTGTCTCTTTAGCAGCAAATTTTCCTGTATGGATCTGGAAGCCCTTCACAAGCCTGACATGCAGCTCTGACATTTCTGGAGCAGGCAGCATTATCCCACTgacagctggagcagtgcagcacaggcagctccttgCTCACAGCCACACCAGGAAAGTCAAGAGCAGGGCAAGGGACCGAGCCCAAGCCCCTGCCTGCACAACCAAATTATGAAGCCTCTGTTAGTTCCAGTGCCCACTGACCTCAGCTGAAGGCATAGGTGTCACTGCAATAAAAATGATAATGTGCAATTGCAAATGGGATATTTGTGTGATCTTACCTGGGGAAAGACTAAGAGCAAATTTGGTCTGGAAATCACATTCGTCGCTTTCCAAGTAATCATCTGAAACGACAACCACCATCCTCCGACACCTGGAGATTAAGCAGGggagaaaacaaataaaatgtcaaaTGAGATGGTTTTCATTCCCACAAACAGAAGCATGTACTGCTCTGAATTGCTCCAGTGGAGAAGGACTTGGCTGTGTTCCAGCAGGAATtaactgcagagcagaacaaCTGACAGACATATAGAGATGTTACACAGAAAAACCTGATTACAGATACACACTCATATACCAAAAAATGAGGAAACAGTGAAGTCCAGACTATCTCTGCAACCTTTATGTGATCCTGTGTCTATATATGACACACAAGGCAAAGAAAAGTGACTGAACATAAGTAGCATCACCACAGTGGCACCTTCCCCATGAACACAATGAAGTGACACACTGGGGAATGCCTGGGTCGTCCTTCTTGAGCCAAGAGCATAAAGCAAACCCCACTGAGACAATGTGGATTTTGCTGTTTCACTGGCCCCACGCTGCAGACATCACTGTAAAATGAATGTAATGTTCCACTGCACTCACAGCTGGCCCCAAGAGCCATGGCTCACTTACCTCCTCTCTATGAGCTCTCCACTGATGGACCACACACAGGCTCCTGGCAAGACATCCCGATCAAATACACAGAGCTTCAGTTTGTACTCTGTTTGCTCCAGCTCCCTGATCATCTCCTGGACAAACTGGAGGTCTTTCTGACAGTAGCAGATGAAGGCATCAAATATCTCTGTTCCACTCCCTGAAACCATTAAGAATGTAGCTGTCATCTTCTACTATAAATGAAGTTCATTCCTGTAGCGAGCTTTCAAGAGCTCCCACAGACTTTAACTCAGAATCAGGAGCCTGACTCTGAGAAAAGGTTTGGCCAAACTTGCAAAGGTAATTTAGCATTTTATTAGATGAGCTGCCCTTCAGCCCAGACTCCTGTCCTTACCAGGCTGGCAGGAGGTAACACACATCAGTGCCCTGGCTGTTTTCACTGGCCAGGCTGttcacacatacacacacattgCCTGGCAGGGGTCAGGGAAAGGAACTGAGGTGCAGACAGGCAAAATCTGTGGAGGCAATAACATCCAGCCACAGGGAGTCTGGGtggagctggagggagcagagTACCCCAGGGGATGCAATGCAGAGCCCTGACACTCTGGGATTTCACTAAGAGTTTCACAACTATAATATCCTTGTGGCTCTGGGTCTTTTTTCCCTAGCTTACCTAGTTGAGATCACAGAGATTCAAACTTCCCAAAACAGCATTCAGCAATGTCCTGCCATCTGCTGCCAGTGGAGCTATGGGTGAGCCTTGACATTTGGAACCTGTCATTTTTATGGCTAAGATATCAAACGTGGGTACCTGAAGTCATATCCTAATGGGCCTCTTTTCCAATTACTTTAATGGCTGGCAgctcttatttatttatcagtTATCCAAATATTAAAGTGCTGCATTTTAAGGGCAATGTTTCTCGTAATTAAGTGCCTTAATGCAGCTGGCTAGTTTCCAACTGcgttatttttttctatattaatGTCACTACAGATATATTCAATTTTTTATGCCAATTAAAGCCTACCACAGTGAAAAAATAGATCAGGCTCTAAAAGCTGCTGGGTAAAGTATCAACCCAGGAGGCAGATTCAGCCCAAGAAGCATCCAGTGAAGCAGAAGTGGAATGTCTGCCAGGTCAGACAAACTgagggtgctgctgcaggggaatGGTGCTAACTTGGGGGTCACATCAGGCAAAGCTGCTGTGTACAAACAGCAGGATATTGCTCTGTGGACATTTGGGGATGGTTTAATGATGTCCACACATGCAGCAAAGGTGGCCACCTGAAGTGAGTCTGGCCAGCACAGacctggctgcacacacagcagtgcacacacagaaCCCATTTCCTCTCTCCACCCACTGCACACCCAGCCCTACTTCAAACCCACTTCCTTTTCATTCAAGGTGGTTCcacctgccacaggcagggcaggaaaatcaCCTCTGACACCCTTCCCCCTGGGCTCCAACCCCTTGagctttcagcagctgctgctctgggccaggctgggctaAGGGACACATTTCCCTGAAGTCTCCTCCCATGTGTGCCCAGTGGCTCTGGGCCAGCCTGCTCCTGGGTGAAgtgttccccagggctgctttccctctctgctctaAGAAccaggaaaaatgaagaaagcatTCTGGCCTGGGGTATGAAAATTGTGGGAATTCTGAAAGCAAGCAGGTTTTCTGCACTCCCCATGGGGAAGGAGATTCCATCATGAGGTGTCAGGCAGCAATGGCAGCACAGGCTCTTACCATAGGGATCATCCCTGATGGTGATGCCCATCAGTTCTGAAGTCTTTGGCACGCTGCTGTCCACTGCTGGCACCTGGAGAGGCTGGTTGGCctcttcctgcttcctctgccaGTACTTCTTGCAGTCCTCCTCTGCAAAAACACACAAGCAGGGCAAGAGGCTCCTGTGACGTAGGTTTACACTGCTGGAGTTCATTAAAACAGCAATAAGTATTTCATGGATCAGGGATGCTAGAGGGAAACCCCCtgtctggtttttttcagcatgCAGAATTTCTCTCACCTCTTTCAGGATGTCTTGATGCTGCCTCCACCACCTCCTCTAGCAATTAATTCCTGAAAATCACTCTTGATATTTTAAGAAgtactttcttttatttgttttcttcttcctcctccccttaGCTCTACCATATCCCAGTATTTAATACTAGGAGTAAGGTACAGAGCAGGTCCCAATTATGATTTCTGCTCTCATTGTTCTGCATTTTAGAGTAtgtgaaaacacaaaacagctGGGGAGGTTTTCATGGTGTCAGTCTTTCTGCCCATGTAAAAAGCCATAAGACAAGACAAagtggcctcaagttgcaccaggagaggtttagattggattttAGGGAACAATTCTTCACTGGAAGAGTGGTCAGGCAATGGAACAGGAAGCCCAGGGCAATGGTGGAGTCAGCacccctggagggatttaatagatgtgtagatgtggcacttggggacagtgCTTAGAGCTGGCCTTTGCAGGTCAATGATCCTGtaggtcttttccaaccttaacaattccctgcagacacacaagAGCTGATTCACACCCCCAGCCTTTGCCAGCCAGGACAACTGCAGGTGACAATGACTCTCCACACTCACCACATACAGCAGGACATCTAAAATGTGAAGGAGATCCTGAAGCAGCTTTTATGTTGTGCAACAGCAATAGGGATCCTCTTATCCCAAGCTGAGATTGATAGCATAGGCATGACCCTCACCCTGAGATAACTGAAGGGCAAAGACCTGTCACAGTCACTGCTGTCAACTTCCCAATCAGGTCAGTGATGGGCACAGAGCTATTACAAACCTActtggtttaaaaataaatcataaatctAAATGTGAAGTCTTTGGGGAAGCAACAAgaagctctgcagcctctgctaCTCTGCAATTACAGAAGAACTGAAAGTAAAAGGAGATTTGAAGACAGGAATTAAGAAAAAGATCAAACTCCCTAGATACTTTGCCTTTActtaagatttaaaaaaacctcccaacAAGTGTTGATCAGTACTGGTCAGCAGGCACAGCTAACTGATGCAAGAGCAGAGTAAAGGATCCCTTGGAGGTGCAGGATGCTGGTGGGAGCCCAGTGAGTTCTCCTGTAACACaacctggcacaggcagctctgcaggagccccagcctgagcccccATCCCCTGCTTCTACCTCAGCTTTGCATCTCTTTACTGGATTATCTCCAATCTAATAAGGCTCAGATCTGATCAAAGCTTTTCCTGAGGCTGAGGCATCCCCAGTCTGCTTTTctcctcccctcagcctcccaGTGCTGCAAAGGGAAGAATCAGCCACATTCTTTACCAGCCAGGAGGTTTAGATTTCACATATTTCCTCACTAAAGCCCTAACTCAGGTCCCACCTCTGCCAGTTGCATGAGGTGTGTCAGCTAAGTATCTTTGAAATCACAATTAAAGTCACTTTGAAGTTGCCAACGGGTTCAGCAGTCTCAGAGGAAGGACTGGCACACAGCCACCACCTTAAGTGTGCCTTGATTCCCTTGGGAGCCAGGTTCATAATCCAAAATACTGCTGAATAGGCAAGAAGAGGCAATTATTTAACAGCATTGCATAGTGCTCAATAcagaaatgttcattttcaGTGAATTTGCTCCAAGTCTTCTCTCCTTGCCTCTGATTTGGGATGGATCAGTCCCCAGGTGGAAACAGCACCTGACTGTACAGGTTAATGAGAGTGAACAAGAACCAGGGATGACTTTGGGTCCATAAAGATAAAGGATGCTAAACAACACAACCAAGCAGCAAGAAACTCTTCCAAACTGTCCTCCTCCACCAAGCATCTAACTACGCTTTACATTCCTCTGGCAGTCAAAACAATTACcaaagaactgggaaaaaaagaatagaaacaGGAAATCTAAAGCACAAAGTCAGAAGCATGATaagaacacagagaaaacagacCCAGTAACTGTCAGGAAACTGAATGTAACTGACCCAGTAACTGGCAGGAAAGTAACAAAAAGCATTGAGGTTCAGCAGGAAAGAGCACTAATGTATCAAAGAAAAAGCTTCACATCCCTGAAGATGATAATTCTATAGCAAAATAAACTGCAGAGGAAGATCACAGttagagcagagctgctgggacatCAATATTGATGTTTTCTGATTCTGAGCTGGATCCCACTGAAGAAGTTCCAGTGGTACAGAAAAATGCCCCTGGCATCAGGAAATACTGTGCACAAGAGTACatgaaactttcctttcctttcctttcctttcctttcctttcctttcctttcctttcctttcctttcctttcctttcctttcctttcctttcctttcctttcctttcctttcctttcctttcctttcctttcctttcctttcctttcctttcctttcctttcccttcccttcccttcccttcccttcccttcccttcccttcccttcccttcccttcccttcccttcccttcccttcccttcccttcccttcccttcccttcccttcccttcccttcccttcccttcccttcccttcccttcccttcccttcccttcccttcccttcccttcccttcccttcccttcccttcccttcccttcccttcccttcccttcccttcccttcccttcccttcccttaaacttcccttcccttcccttcccttcccttcccttcccttcccttcccttcccctcccctcccctcccctcccctcccctcccctcccctctcctctcctctcctctctcctctcctgcaaGAGCTCTCAGCACCAGCAACAGGTCATAGGCCCTCAGTGCAGTCCTCAGCCAAAACTTGTGAttttcctgcagcccaggctctcCCACTCCTTCTGCTGCAGTCTATTCCAGCTCTGACAAAGCCCATCCACCACACTCCCTTCCAGtgggacagagctcagggccAGAACCACCCTGCGTGATCCCAACGCTTTTGTGAAGCCCCAGATCTTCTGCACAGTGGAAGCTTCCTCAGATTTGTTAGGAACCTGTGACAAGCAGGTGACAAAGCACActgatgcttttgttttttcccaaaatgtGGCCTTCAGACTGTGATCTTAAGCATGAAGGACCTCAGGGCCAAAGGGAAGTCCTGCATCACTTCTCGGTCAGGCTCTCTACAGAGATGGATTTCTACATCTTTCTTTATCTCCATGAGTAACAGGAAGTGAGATTTAGTACTTCCTCATTGCTAACTCAGTAAGCTCTGTTGTACAACACAGGCCTGCAGGGAATTCTCAGGCTTTGGAAATCCTTTGGCAAAAAATTTCCCTTTCTGATGACAGCTGGGTTCCCTCGGAATTTCTCTGACCACAAAGAATACAAAGagaattcaaaaataaaaagttatcAGAACAGCACAAGAACCTTAATTCTTCCCACTGACCTGTCTcaattttttcagtttgcatggactttttctttcctctgacaTTATCCAGTTCCACACATTCCTCATTTCCTCCAACAAACATCTTCCTATCACACTATATCCACAGATCACAATTTTCACACTGTCTGGTGTCAGTGCAATCTCGTTCCTGGATAAGAGCATCTTTTGACATACAGAAACACTTGGGAAGGTTTGGGATAAGACAGGGCTCCAGGTTACTTTGCAGAGCTTGTCTCTCCTGGAAGCCAGGTGAGCTTTCAGTGaaccccagaatggtttgggctggaagggaccttacaggtcatctcattccaaccctctgccatgagcagggacacctttcactatcccaggATGCTCAAAGCCACATCCAGCCCGACGTTTGactcttccagggatccaggggcagccacagcttctctgggaacgtgtgccagggcctccataccctcagagggaagaatttcttccttatagctaatctaatatctaatcttctaatatctaatctaaacctctctTAGTTTTAAGCTGTTCCCCCTTATCCTATCACTATCCGTCCATGCAACAagtccctctctctcttttcataAGCCCCCTTTAgacactggaaggggctctaaggtctccccagagccttctcttcttcttaacacccccagctctctcagcctggctccatAGCACAGGTGCTCCAGTCTTTGTGGCCCTCCTGACACCACCGAGGATGCCACTCCATCATCTGGAAAGGGCTTTTCTTCTCCAGGGGGTTTCTTCTTAACCTCACCTCCACAGACAGAGCAGCAAAGAGCAACACGAACGGCAGCAACGGAGGGACCAACACGAacagcatccctccctccccaggcaccGAGAAAGCAGCACCGAGGGCAGGCTCTGGGATTCCCTGGATGGAATTCCCTGGGCTATCCAGGATTCCCCTGGTTATCCAGGATTCCCGGGGTTATGCAGGATTCCCTGGGCTATCCAGGATTCTTCGGGTTATCCAGGATTCCCCTGGTTATCCAGGATTCTCCGGGTTATCCAGAATTCCCTGAGCTATCCAGAATTCCCTGAGCTATTGAGTATTCACTAGGCTATCCAGGATTCCCTAGGCTATCCAGATTCCCTGGTTATCCAGGATTCCCTAGGCTATCCAGGATTCCCTGGGCTATCCAGGATTCTCGGGGCTACCCAAGATTCCCTGAGCTATCCAGGATTCCCTGAGCTATCTGGGATTCCCTGAGCTATCCGGGATTCCCTGGGCTATCCAGGATTCCCTGCTTATCCAGAATTCCCGGGGCTATGCAGAATTCCCTGCTTATCCAGGATTCCGGGCTACCCCACCTCTCCCCATCCGCTTCTCTCACCCACGCTGCCGGCCAGCTCTGTCAGCACATCGTGGCGCCCCAGGTCGCgcagcacatccagcagctgTCCCACCGTGGCCCCGCCGGGGCAGCGCCCCGGCCACTCGTCCAGCAGCGCGCCCGTGGGGTCGGGCAGCGCTTCCAGCCGCCGGATCTCCAGGAAGCTGCAGCCCAGCGCCTCGGCCAGCGCCGTCCAGtccgcggccgcggccgcccgcGGGTTCAGGTAGAGCCCGAGGCGGCGGCGAACGCCGTAATTGAGCGCGACCATGGGCACGGCGTGCGGGTcgggccgcggggccgggctggggacCCGGCCGGGCTCCGGCGGGGCTGCAGCCATGGCCCTGCCGCGCTCCCCGCTTCCCCCCGCCCGCGCTTTCGCTTCCCGGCTCGCCCCGCCTCGGCCCGCCCCGCACGGCTCGGCCCGCCCCGCGGGGACCGGCCCGGCCGGCGGGATGCGCTGCGGAGGGACGGGGCAGCGGGGAAGGGATGGGGGGCATCGGGAGAGGGGCAGCGGGGAAGGGATGGGTGGCATCGGGAGAGGGGCAGCGGAGAAGGGATGGGTGGATGGCATCGGGAGAGGGGCAGcggggaagggatggatggcaTCGGGAGAGGGGCAGCGGagaagggatggatggatggcatCGGGAGAGAGGCAGcggggaagggatggatggatggcatCGGGAGAGAGGCAGCGGGGGATGGATGGCAGcggggaagggatggatggatggcatCGGGAGAGAGGCAGcggggaagggatggatggatggcatcgggagaggggcagcagggaagggatggatggatggcatCGGGAGAGGGGCAGCGGGGAAGGGATGGCATGGAGGAGAGGGACAGCGGGGAAGGGATGGGTGGATGGCATCGGGAGAGGGGCAGCGGGGAAGGGACAGcggggaagggatgg
The nucleotide sequence above comes from Oenanthe melanoleuca isolate GR-GAL-2019-014 chromosome 2, OMel1.0, whole genome shotgun sequence. Encoded proteins:
- the MYD88 gene encoding myeloid differentiation primary response protein MyD88 — translated: MAAAPPEPGRVPSPAPRPDPHAVPMVALNYGVRRRLGLYLNPRAAAAADWTALAEALGCSFLEIRRLEALPDPTGALLDEWPGRCPGGATVGQLLDVLRDLGRHDVLTELAGSVEEDCKKYWQRKQEEANQPLQVPAVDSSVPKTSELMGITIRDDPYGSGTEIFDAFICYCQKDLQFVQEMIRELEQTEYKLKLCVFDRDVLPGACVWSISGELIERRCRRMVVVVSDDYLESDECDFQTKFALSLSPGARHKRLIPVKYKSMKNEFPSILRFITICDYTNPCTKKWFWTRLAKSLMLP